AAGCCATTGAAATATTGATAACTTTTTAAACGCTAAAGCTAAAAGTTACCAACATTACAACAGCATTATGAATATTATTATAAATTTGAAATTAAAGGAAATTATAACCAGACAGAGTTTGATTTACACTCCCAAAAAATATGACTTAGTAAAAAAATGAAGAATTTTACTAAGCCAGTTATTAGCCAATTACAAAACAGCTATATGTTTTCAAGCCTTCTTTCTAGTTCTTTAATTATATCCCTAAGTTCCTTAATTCGGAATTCCCTTCCTTCAAATAATTGATTATAACGATCTAATTCTTTGTTTTTTTCATTTAAGTCTTTGGTTCTTTCAGCAACAATTTCTTCCAGATTTAAGCGGTGATTGTTTAGGTCATCTTCCACTTGTTTCAAATGGGTAATGTCAACATAGGATCCAATTACCCCACAAACATTTTTCTCTAAATCGAATAAAGGTATTTTATTTGTTAAAAGTGTGAGGGTATTTCCTTCAGGGGTGTCCTGCGTTTCTTCAATATTCTTTTTAGATAAGCCACTATTAATTACTTGCAGGTCATCATTCTTATACTGTTCTGCCTGTTGTTTCCATACCATTTGAAAATCATCTTTACCAATAATGTCTTCAGGGTCTGATAATCCTGCATCATTTGCAAAAGCTGTATTACAGCCTAAATAAACTAGATCTTTATCTTTCCAGAATACTCTTACCGGGATGGCATTGATAATTTCTTCAACAAAAAGCTTTGAAGATTTCAAATCTTCCATGGCTTGTTTTTGTGAACTTAAATCAACAGCAGTTAATAGGCGGTATTACTTTTTTCAACAAAAAGGCCACTAAGTAGAACAACACATGTCTCATTTTTATCCGACATAAGTCTTACTTCGCTTTCTTCTTTTGTTTTACTTTGACAAACAATTTCAAGAAAATCTTTAAAAACAATTTTTGAACTATTTGAGACAAATAAGACAAATTTTCTATTAATTAATTCAGATCGATTTTTTCCGAACAGTTTTGCTCCTGCATGATTGCACTCTAAAATTTGACCTTCTGTTGACAAAGAAAAATGGCCACTAGGTGCAAAATCATATAATTCAACATACTTTTCTTTGGCTTCAATGGCTTCGATTTTTGCATTAAGCAGCTCCTCGTTTTGCATATCCAATTCAATTTGATGTACTTCCAGCTCATGAATAAGCTTCATAGTATCGAATTCAGAAAGAGGAACATTCGATTTTGTTTTATTTTTAAAAATCTCTTCAGCTCTTTTACGAAGGTTTCTAGCTTCTTCTTTATTTGATGTTTTCATTGGGAAATTTCTCTTTTTTCATCAATTAGTATGTAATACGAATTAGCTTTTCTTAATTTCAATTAGTTTTTCATTTGCTTTTATCAATTCCAGTTCTGTCTCATCCGTGTCTCCTGCAAGGGACACTGATGTTTTGCTTGTAATGCGTAACATCAGCGTGGCTGACATCAGAGTCCTCCTCTGCGAGAGACTCTGCTGAGACAAATATGTTGCAATACGTTTAGCTTTTCTTTATTTCCTTAAGTTTTTCATTCGCTTTTATCAATTCTAGTTCTAATTTTTTAGCAATACTTATATCTGTAAATGTAATAACTAATCCATCAATGCGATCTTCCATTGTCCTATAAGGCATAATTCGGATACTAAACCACCTGTCATCATTTGTTGACAAAGAGGATTCAATAAATGTGAGTGTTTTTAAAACCTGCCTGGCATGAGTTTCAATTTCAGGATAATGAAGATGATTTACAAGATCAGTAAATGGCCTGCCTATATCTTCTTCTCGTAATTTAAATATGTTGGTTGTCTGTTCGGTATATCTACGAATATTCAATTCTTTATCGAGAAAGAGGGTAGCAATTTCGGTACTGTTGAGCAAATTCTTCATATCGTCATTTGCACGTAAGTAATCATTTACTTTGCTCTGAAGTTCAGCATTTACCGATTGAAGCTCTTCGTTCAGGCTTTGCATTTCTTCTTTTGAAGTAGTCAGTTCCTCATTGGTCGATTGCAACTCTTCATTGGTGGATTGCAATTCTTCATTAGTTGATTTCAGCTCTTCCTGTGATGTTTGCATTTCTTCACGCAACGATTGTAAGTCTTCATTACATCTTTTCAGATCCATTTCGATCTCTTTTTGATGTGATGTTGAAATCTGTTTTGTTGTTTTTGAACCTATATCATCAGGCTTAATAATTTCATCAACATCTTTAAAAATGAAGATAATCATATTATGGAGAGCTTCTGGTTTTTCTAAGCGCTGAACAATAAGATCAATATATTGGGTGCCTCCATTAATCCCTACCTTTATATTTGAAATTTTGACTTTACTAAAGTTTTGCATTGCCTTTCGAAAAGTTCCGGGCAAAACATCTCTCAATCCTTCACGAGCCATGGCATAAATATTCCAGTTTGCCTTACCAGCAACCGGTTCAAGATATTTTCCGGTACGACCTGTAATATACACAATATCGCCTTTGTCGTTTACCAAAACACTGGCTGGTGCAAATTGCTGAAGCAATATTTGATCGGTAATGGTTTGAATATTCTCAACTATTTTAGGACTTTTTTTCATTGTAGCTGATTCTTGTTTAGTATTATAAAATGAACTTGGGAAATCAATAATGTCATGTAAAACCAATGATTTCTTGTGCTGAAATATTTTCAATTTGGGATTGATGTCTGTGAATAAATTACTTTGCTTGCCAAGGCTTTCTGAAGTTCCCAGTATCAAAATTCCATTTGAATTGAGGCAGTAATTAAACAACGAAATAAGTTTGTTTTGCAGCTCAGATTCCATATAAATAAGCATATTTCTGCAAGACAATATATCAAGCTTGGTAAATGGCGGATCTTTTATCACATCTTGTGGGGCAAATACCACCATTTCACGAATAAAGGATTTTAGCCTATAGGTTTCACCATCAGCAATAAAATATTTTTCTAGTCTTTCAGCAGATACATCGGATATGATATTATTGGAAAAAACACCTTTTCTTGCTTTTTCAATAGCATCAATGTCTAAATCGGTCGCAAATACTTGTAAGCTTATATTCTTTAGCTTTTTAAACTTCCCCATGGCTTCAGCAAACAGCATTGCCAAGGAGTAGGCTTCTTCTCCTGTTGAACAGGCAGGCACCCAGGCACGAAGAATATGCCCATTATTAGATTTTTGAATTAAGTTTGGCAAAACATCATTTCCTAGAATATCCCATACATTTACATCTCTGAAAAAACTGGTAACACCAATCAATAACTCTTTAAAAAGGATTTCAATCTCTACAGGATTTTCTTGTAAAAATCGAACGTAATTGTTTATTTTTTCAATTTGATGAACATCTTTACGCCTTTCTATCCTTCGGAACAAGGTGTTGTTTTTATACATAGAAAAATCGTGACCTGTTTGTTCCCTCAGCAGAATGACAATTTTTTCAATATCACTTTTGTTATTGTTTTCTATAACACTTTCTGGTTTTTGTTGTAGCCCAGTTTTCAAATATGCGATTAATTTGCCAGGCAATTCCTCAGGGCTTGCAATAATATCAGCATTTACCGCCTCAGAAGCACTGCGTGGCATCCCATCATATTTGGCACTAGCAGTATCCTGAATCAGGATTAAACCATTTTTTTCTTTGATGGCTTTAACCCCAAGGCTTCCATCGGACCCCATTCCTGACAATATAATTCCAATACTTTTTTCTTGCCTGTCGATGGCCAGAGATCGGAAAAAAATGTCAATCGGTAAGCGTAGCCCATGCGATTCAACCGGACTAAATAAATGGAGTGCCCCATTTAAAATGGATATGCTTTTGTTAGGAGGGATTACGTAAACACAGTTTTGTTGTACGACACCCCTATCTTTAGCTTGCGTTACAATCAGTGAAGTCATGCGCTGTAACAACTCGGGCATCATGCCAACATGCTTTGGGTCGAGATGCTGAATGACAACAAATGCCATCCCGCAATTTTCTGGGACATTATTGAAAAAAAGTTCCAATGCCTCGAGACCACCTGCAGAAGCACCAATGCCTACAATAGGAAAACCAATTGTACTCTTGATGGATGTTACGGAGCGTTTTGGATTCGCCTGCTCTGAATCAGTTTTCTTTATCATAGCGGTAATTTTTCTATTTTAATAAAGAAAACCTTGCAATTGGTTAATTAAGGAAAGCAATTCAGAAGTAAACCGTTAACATTAATACTCTTTACTAAAAATATTTTTTTTGAACTGTATAAAGGTAGGCTAATTGACGAGAAAACCCAAATTCATTATGATAGTAAAAGTGAGGAATTATTAACTCGTCATCCAAATAAACGACTTATCTATTATATTGGATTGCTTTTGCATTTTAAATACACATCTTTTTTGACTTATACAAAGACCATTATCTGCCTTTTTTTGATCTCTACAAAGATCGTTTTCCAATACAAAATGCGCTAGTTGATTGATTATCTTAACACTTACAGCGTTTGGGCAACAAATGGGCAACAAGAAAACAGGCCGTTTTGTCAAATAAATGAAAGCTATAGCATGCATAAAACAAATGACAATTTCATTAAGTCTGTTGTCTATTAAAATTTATTTCCCTGATTTTCCAAAACTCGTTTCTGCGGCCTACAATTACTTATAATGTTTGTTTATTAAAACGTTTTAAACTATTTTTGCATGTATAATTAAACATTATGGCAAACAAAAGTCCAATACTACTTCCTAAAATAAAACAAATTCTGAATGAATTTGGGGAAAATATAAAACTGGCTAGGTTAAGGCGAAAGCTTAGTAGTGAACAGTTGGCTGAAAGAGCTGGTATTAGTAGAAGTACGCTAATAAAGATTGAAAAAGGTGATGAAGGGGTTAGTATTGGTAACTACATGAATGTATTGAAAGCTCTTGGTTTGGAAAAAGATTTTCTAGTGGTTGCCAGAGATGATGAATTAGGAAGAAAACTACAGGATGCAAAAATTATTACTAAAAGAAGGGCTCCAAAAACAAAGTCATGAACAATAGAGATACCATATATGTGTATGCTGATTGGCACGGATTGAATGGGCCACTATTAATGGGCCTTCTGTATGCAGAAAATATAAGAGGTTCCCAGGTATTTTCATTTGAATATGATAATGAGTGGTTAACAACTCAAAGCTCACAGTTACTAGACCCTGATCTACAGTTTTTTTCAGGACCACAATATTTAAATGATGAACATAAAAACAATTTCTCCATTTTTCTTGATTCGTCTCCTGACCGTTGGGGAAGATTATTGATGCAAAGAAGAGAAGCTGCATTAGCCCGTTTAGAAAATAGGAATCAAAAACATCTGTTCGAAAGTGATTATTTATTGGGATTATATGATGGTCATAGAATGGGAGCATTACGTTTTAAAACTGATCTGAATGGACCATTTTTAGACGATAATGAAAAATTTGCAAGCCCCCCATGGGCAAAAATCAGGGCATTAGAGCAAATTAGTCTAAAACTGGAAGAAGAAAATGTTGTAGATGACCCAGAATATACGAAATGGTTAAATATGTTGGTAGCTCCTGGATCATCTTTAGGTGGAGCACGTCCAAAAGCGAGTATAATTGATGAAAACAAACAACTTTGGATAGCCAAATTCCCTAGTAAACACGACTCTTCAAATATGGGTGCATGGGAAAAAGTAACTAATGAAATGGCAAAAGAAACCGGAATAAATATAGCTAACTCTATAGCTAATATTTATTCTGGTCATCATCACACCTACCTGACAAAAAGATTTGACAGAACAGCAAGTGGTGAAAGGCTACATTTTTCTTCTGCCATGACTCTATTAAATCATGTTGATGGTGATAATTATGCTACTGGAGCTAGCTATTTGGAACTTGTAGAATTTATACAGTCAAATGGCGCAAGAGTAAATAAAGATCTTGAAGAATTATGGAGACGTATTGTTTTCAGTATTTGTGTCTCAAATGTTGATGACCATTTACGGAATCATGGGTTTATTCTGACCGAAAAGGGATGGATATTATCACCGGCCTATGATATTAACCCAGTTTCTACCGGTACAGGTTTATCATTGAACATTTCCGAAAATGACAACTCTCTTGATTTAGATCTAGCTCTTGAGGTCATTGAGTATTTCAGAATAAATCAAAATAAAGCTATTGAAATCATTCAAGATATTCAACAAAGTGTAAAAAATTGGAGACGCTTGGCAAAAAACTATAATATTCCAAGACAAGAGCAGGAATTAATGGCAAATGCTTTTCGACAGTCAGAAAAAATAATTTAAGAAACTAAAAACAACCAAAACTCCCGCAAGTCTGTGACTTGTGGGTTGTTTCACGTTATTGTATGGCCACAAGATGCAGTCTTGCGGCAGGTTGGGGTTTGATCCAAACAAAAGAAATATAATGACAACTAATTTCTTAAGGAGTGAAAGGTCAATGCTATGATTTTCACATAAATTAGTATTGTTTAATATCTAAGTTGATTGATCGAAAAGGTTCAGTTTTCTTTACTTTGTTCTCGAAAAAGCCTGCCCAAATATGTCATTTAGTCGGACACATTTTTCCAAATGACCTACCAAATTATACAATGAATATTTACTTAATAAAGACAAAATCAGCGGTTCTAAAATAAGGTCTAATCACGTATTTCATGGAGGCAGATTGGTAAATGCGAACTATTAACCTTGCAAATTGAAAGGCAGGTTTTCAATTTGCAATGTTTTTTTAATATCTTTGCCAATAAAATTTTATTTAATGATAAAGAGAGAAAGGTTTCAGCATTTAGCAAAAGCATTACAAACAATGCCAGTAGTAGCATTGATTGGATCCAGGCAAGTTGGAAAAACTACACTGGCTCTTGAAGTATCAAAACAATTAAAAAAACCTGTAACCTACATTGATTTGGAATCTGATACAGATTTTAATAAATTAACTGATTCAGAAGCCTATTTGAAAAGGTTTTCAGAACATTTATTGATTATTGATGAGGTCCAATGTAAACCTGATTTATTTAGAATACTACGTGGAATTGTAGATGAGCGAAAAAGAAACGGTGAACGGGCAGGTCATTTTTTGCTTTTGGGGTCTGCTTCTAATGATTTACTCCAAAACTCATCTGAATCATTAGCTGGAAGAATCAGATACCTTGAGTTAAACCCTTTATCACTAACTGAATTATATGAAGATGAAAAAGATACATTTAATTTAGAAAAATTATGGCTTAGAGGAGGTTTCCCTGATAGTTATTTAGCGGTAAACGAGCAGGATAGTTGGCAATGGAGAAATGATTTTTTCACATCATACATTGAACGTGATATACCAGCAATGGGAGTTGGTGTGGCAGCAACACAACTTAAACGATTCTGGAAAATGCTAGCTCATTACCATGGAAACCAAATCAATTTAAGCAAATTTGGCAGAAGTTTAGAAACAAGTCATACAACAATTAGAAATTACCTAGATATACTTACTGACTTTTATATGGTCAGACAGTTGGAACCCTGGTCGGGAAACATCAAAAAAAGACTGGTAAAATCTCCAAAAATATATATTCGCGATTCCGGTATTTTACACAGCTTACTTCAAATATCTAATATTGAAGCATTATTTTCACACCCAATAATAGGAGCCAGTTGGGAAGGATTTGTGATTGAGAATATTATTAACCAGCTAGATGATAGATGGGAATACAATTATTATAGAACAGCAACCCAGACAGAAATTGATTTAGTATTACATACGCCCGATAATGAAATTTGGGCTATCGAAATAAAACGATCATCTGCACCTAAATTAAAACGGGGATTCTATGAAGCTTGTAGTGATATTGGAGCAACACAAAAATGGGTAGTTAATGCAAATAAAGAAAGCTACCCCTTACCTAGAGAAGTGGAAGTAATTGGCCTTTTAGATTTTTTAACAATAATACAGGAAAAACAAAAAATTTAACTTCAATTTGAAAAGCAATTAAGGTTGATACATGAAACTCATTAGTTCAGATTTCAAAAATGAATAATTATAAGGTCTAGTTTATTATTCCATGCCTTAGTAAAAATAGATTTTTCAGTAAGCCTTATGCGATAGATGTTTTAATCAGAATTAAAAAACACACAGACTTTAGGGTTCAAAATCCAATCGTTTATTTAAAATAGACGATTTTTTAATTATTATTTCGATACCTATATAATTGTTATTCTGCGCTATACATAATCGCAACTCATTACTACGTTGATTAACTTACATTTAAGTTGTATAACTTAATTATAAGTTGTATGTTTGTATTGCCGATTAAAATAAACTCAATTGTTATGATGACATTAACAAAAGCTGAAGAACGAATAATGCAAATATTATGGGATATAAAAAAGGGATTCATTAAAAACATACAAGATGAATTTCCTGATCCGAAACCGCCTTACAATACGGTTTCTACAATTGTTAGAGTATTGGTTAAAAAAGATATTGTATCCTTTAATCAATATGGCAACACATATGAATACTACCCCTTGATATCAAAAGATGAATACAGTAAAAATCAAATGAACAGCTTGGTGAGCAATTATTTTAACGGCTCATTTAAAAAAGTAGTGAACTTTTTTTCTGAGAGCAAAAACCTTGATGTTAATGAGGTTGATGAAGTAATGAAAATGTTAGAAGAAATTAAACAAAAGAAAAAATCTGAATAGTTGAAATTATGGTAACATTTCTTTTATATCTGTTTGAGGCTTGCTTGTGCATGTCGATACTTTTTCTGGTTTATGTGTTTTTCTTCAGAAAGGAAACCTATTTCAACTTCAATAGGATTTATCTGATCAGTATTATGGTTGTTTCACTTATTCTGCCTGCAATACATGTATCGATTAAAATTTCATCAATTGAACCCATTCATGACTCGGTTAGCGAAATAGGTAAAATCCGTAGTTATTATGCTGAACTTATTTCCAAGACTGATCCTGAATTTACTCCTAAGCACTATGCTAAGTATGAACCATTGATATATGAAGGTGAAGAACTCCAAGGTAGAAATACTACCCATAATAATAGTACTTCCAGTACTGACGAAATTAAAGTTTCCATGGATTCGATGCAGTACACTAGTACCGAGAAAAAGGCTATAAATGTTGCTCTAATTATTTTGATAGTATATTTTGCAGGTGTAGCTTTTTTTAGTATCCGCTTACTACTTTTAACCAGGTGGCTTTTTCGAACCATAAAGAACAATCCTCATTCACTCAAAGATGGACAAATGATGGTTCTTCTTCATGAGCAAATTCCACCCTTCTCATTCTTTAAATATATTTTTGTAAATAAAGAAGCTACTTTACTCAAAGAGTTTGAGCAAATTCTAGCTCATGAAAAAATTCATATTAGGCAGAGACATTCGCTCGACTTGTTTATTGCACATGGCATTACTGTCTTTATGTGGTTCAATCCTTTGACATGGCAATTGCAAAAAGCAATTAAAACAACACATGAATATATTGCAGATAGCAAAGTTGTAAATCTGGGATATGAATTATTTGATTATCAATCGTTACTCTTGAGTCATTTGGTCGGCATACCTTCGATAGAGTTGGTTAATAATTTTAATTTATTATTCATTAAAAAAAGAATTGTTATGATGACAAAAAATAAATCCAGTTTCAACGCGAAACTTAAAGCACTATTGATAATACCCACAGCCTTGGTTGTATTCTTTCTTTTTGCTAATCTTACTATTAATACTCCACTTTTCAATTTTACGAATTTTGGGACAGAAAAAATGTATAATCTTGATGGAATATGGGAAAACAAACATCCCGGCACATTTGGAAAGTTATTGAATTTTAATGGCACTAGTCTTTCAATTCTTGAAAAAGCAGATGATGTTCAAGTTGTTGATTTAAGTATAACCATAAAAGACGATGAATTTACCATCATGAATTATGGTAATACTGAATTGTCGTTAAAATATCAATTTGTAGGTGAAGAACTGAAAATATGGTGGAATGACACTAAATATTCTATGTATTCAAAAACAAATTATACTAATTCATATGAGGCATTAATTCCGAAAGAATTTATTGATATTGAGTTGCCACAGATGGATGAGTCCAAAATTCTGGATCAACCAGGTCTTACCTACAACATTTATGTGTATTCTGATAAATATTTTGTTGAGAATAAACAGTGTAATTTTGAAACTATAAAAGAGACTATTCAAAAAAGGATTTCTTTATTTAATGTTCTTGATAGGCCCTATGTGTCTTCCCGCTTATATATTGATAAAAACACTCAAATGAAAGCGGTTCATGAATTGTACAAAATACTTAGAGAGTTGCAATTGAACAAGGTTGCTCTGGCAACAATTCCTGCAAATAACACCTCTGTTCTGCAATATCATTCTTCAGCAATTCCTCAAAAATTACCTCCCTTAATGAAGGATGGTTTAGCAATTAGCAATAAAGCTTCAATTAGCGATAGAATTATAGTTTTATCACCAGATAAAAATATCACCGATCTTGAAATTGAGTTAGAAAAGTTTATTCAGGAAACACCAGATTATGTTGCCAGCTTTGAATGGGAAAACGCTACTAAATATGCTGATTATCTAGCAGTTATTGATATGACATACCGCGTACTTTTTAAACTAAGGGATTCTTACGCTATAAGTACACATGGGATGAAGTATTCGGATCTTCCAGTTAATTTGCAAAAAGAATTACGCAAGAAGTATCCAATGCGTTTATCTCAAACTAACTTGAACGAGGAGTGATAAGTTAACGTGTGAAAAAAACAAGCCAAACAAGTTGCCTGTCTATGTTTTTGGAGTTTTCCGTTCAAAAATATGGGCAGGCTTCTATTTTATCATTATAATTTTGCTGAATCAAATTTGGCAGAACTACATCGGCATTATACTATAATAGTTAAAGCTCATTTAGAAATCAATTTGAATTACATAAAAGTTGAAGCGAGCTACAACTCGTGA
The Bacteroidota bacterium genome window above contains:
- a CDS encoding PAS domain-containing protein, whose protein sequence is MEDLKSSKLFVEEIINAIPVRVFWKDKDLVYLGCNTAFANDAGLSDPEDIIGKDDFQMVWKQQAEQYKNDDLQVINSGLSKKNIEETQDTPEGNTLTLLTNKIPLFDLEKNVCGVIGSYVDITHLKQVEDDLNNHRLNLEEIVAERTKDLNEKNKELDRYNQLFEGREFRIKELRDIIKELERRLENI
- a CDS encoding PAS domain-containing protein; the encoded protein is MKTSNKEEARNLRKRAEEIFKNKTKSNVPLSEFDTMKLIHELEVHQIELDMQNEELLNAKIEAIEAKEKYVELYDFAPSGHFSLSTEGQILECNHAGAKLFGKNRSELINRKFVLFVSNSSKIVFKDFLEIVCQSKTKEESEVRLMSDKNETCVVLLSGLFVEKSNTAY
- a CDS encoding PAS domain-containing protein produces the protein MIKKTDSEQANPKRSVTSIKSTIGFPIVGIGASAGGLEALELFFNNVPENCGMAFVVIQHLDPKHVGMMPELLQRMTSLIVTQAKDRGVVQQNCVYVIPPNKSISILNGALHLFSPVESHGLRLPIDIFFRSLAIDRQEKSIGIILSGMGSDGSLGVKAIKEKNGLILIQDTASAKYDGMPRSASEAVNADIIASPEELPGKLIAYLKTGLQQKPESVIENNNKSDIEKIVILLREQTGHDFSMYKNNTLFRRIERRKDVHQIEKINNYVRFLQENPVEIEILFKELLIGVTSFFRDVNVWDILGNDVLPNLIQKSNNGHILRAWVPACSTGEEAYSLAMLFAEAMGKFKKLKNISLQVFATDLDIDAIEKARKGVFSNNIISDVSAERLEKYFIADGETYRLKSFIREMVVFAPQDVIKDPPFTKLDILSCRNMLIYMESELQNKLISLFNYCLNSNGILILGTSESLGKQSNLFTDINPKLKIFQHKKSLVLHDIIDFPSSFYNTKQESATMKKSPKIVENIQTITDQILLQQFAPASVLVNDKGDIVYITGRTGKYLEPVAGKANWNIYAMAREGLRDVLPGTFRKAMQNFSKVKISNIKVGINGGTQYIDLIVQRLEKPEALHNMIIFIFKDVDEIIKPDDIGSKTTKQISTSHQKEIEMDLKRCNEDLQSLREEMQTSQEELKSTNEELQSTNEELQSTNEELTTSKEEMQSLNEELQSVNAELQSKVNDYLRANDDMKNLLNSTEIATLFLDKELNIRRYTEQTTNIFKLREEDIGRPFTDLVNHLHYPEIETHARQVLKTLTFIESSLSTNDDRWFSIRIMPYRTMEDRIDGLVITFTDISIAKKLELELIKANEKLKEIKKS
- a CDS encoding helix-turn-helix transcriptional regulator; the protein is MANKSPILLPKIKQILNEFGENIKLARLRRKLSSEQLAERAGISRSTLIKIEKGDEGVSIGNYMNVLKALGLEKDFLVVARDDELGRKLQDAKIITKRRAPKTKS
- a CDS encoding HipA domain-containing protein, translated to MGLLYAENIRGSQVFSFEYDNEWLTTQSSQLLDPDLQFFSGPQYLNDEHKNNFSIFLDSSPDRWGRLLMQRREAALARLENRNQKHLFESDYLLGLYDGHRMGALRFKTDLNGPFLDDNEKFASPPWAKIRALEQISLKLEEENVVDDPEYTKWLNMLVAPGSSLGGARPKASIIDENKQLWIAKFPSKHDSSNMGAWEKVTNEMAKETGINIANSIANIYSGHHHTYLTKRFDRTASGERLHFSSAMTLLNHVDGDNYATGASYLELVEFIQSNGARVNKDLEELWRRIVFSICVSNVDDHLRNHGFILTEKGWILSPAYDINPVSTGTGLSLNISENDNSLDLDLALEVIEYFRINQNKAIEIIQDIQQSVKNWRRLAKNYNIPRQEQELMANAFRQSEKII
- a CDS encoding ATP-binding protein, encoding MIKRERFQHLAKALQTMPVVALIGSRQVGKTTLALEVSKQLKKPVTYIDLESDTDFNKLTDSEAYLKRFSEHLLIIDEVQCKPDLFRILRGIVDERKRNGERAGHFLLLGSASNDLLQNSSESLAGRIRYLELNPLSLTELYEDEKDTFNLEKLWLRGGFPDSYLAVNEQDSWQWRNDFFTSYIERDIPAMGVGVAATQLKRFWKMLAHYHGNQINLSKFGRSLETSHTTIRNYLDILTDFYMVRQLEPWSGNIKKRLVKSPKIYIRDSGILHSLLQISNIEALFSHPIIGASWEGFVIENIINQLDDRWEYNYYRTATQTEIDLVLHTPDNEIWAIEIKRSSAPKLKRGFYEACSDIGATQKWVVNANKESYPLPREVEVIGLLDFLTIIQEKQKI
- a CDS encoding BlaI/MecI/CopY family transcriptional regulator, producing MMTLTKAEERIMQILWDIKKGFIKNIQDEFPDPKPPYNTVSTIVRVLVKKDIVSFNQYGNTYEYYPLISKDEYSKNQMNSLVSNYFNGSFKKVVNFFSESKNLDVNEVDEVMKMLEEIKQKKKSE
- a CDS encoding M56 family metallopeptidase; protein product: MVTFLLYLFEACLCMSILFLVYVFFFRKETYFNFNRIYLISIMVVSLILPAIHVSIKISSIEPIHDSVSEIGKIRSYYAELISKTDPEFTPKHYAKYEPLIYEGEELQGRNTTHNNSTSSTDEIKVSMDSMQYTSTEKKAINVALIILIVYFAGVAFFSIRLLLLTRWLFRTIKNNPHSLKDGQMMVLLHEQIPPFSFFKYIFVNKEATLLKEFEQILAHEKIHIRQRHSLDLFIAHGITVFMWFNPLTWQLQKAIKTTHEYIADSKVVNLGYELFDYQSLLLSHLVGIPSIELVNNFNLLFIKKRIVMMTKNKSSFNAKLKALLIIPTALVVFFLFANLTINTPLFNFTNFGTEKMYNLDGIWENKHPGTFGKLLNFNGTSLSILEKADDVQVVDLSITIKDDEFTIMNYGNTELSLKYQFVGEELKIWWNDTKYSMYSKTNYTNSYEALIPKEFIDIELPQMDESKILDQPGLTYNIYVYSDKYFVENKQCNFETIKETIQKRISLFNVLDRPYVSSRLYIDKNTQMKAVHELYKILRELQLNKVALATIPANNTSVLQYHSSAIPQKLPPLMKDGLAISNKASISDRIIVLSPDKNITDLEIELEKFIQETPDYVASFEWENATKYADYLAVIDMTYRVLFKLRDSYAISTHGMKYSDLPVNLQKELRKKYPMRLSQTNLNEE